CAGGTAAGTTCTTGATCCGGCACCCGTCCCGCCCAGCGGACTCCGGAGGCGCTGACTGGCGTTTCCGCTGGTCAGGGCCGGTTGTGGGCCTGGGAGGAACTTGAACCTCCGGCCTCATCCTAATCAGCAAAATGGAGGGAACCGCTGTGCGCACGGCCGTTTTTCCCAGGTCGCGCTCGACCGTAGAGGCCGAGTTATGTGCTCTCATCGCGTCCAGTTATGTGTTCTCATCCTGCGCCGCGATCCCGGCGCTCCGACCGCAGGTGTGGACAGTGCTGCCATGGGGGAACACAGCCGCGGTCTGACCCCATCAGAAGGAGACAACGTGCTCGGACTCATCATCAGTGCCATCGTCGTCGGACTCATCATCGGGGCGCTGGGCCGGCTGGTGCTCCCCGGCCGACAGGACATCCCCATCTGGCTCACGATCGCGATCGGCATCGTCGCCGCCCTCATCGGGTCGCTCATCGCCAGCGCGCTCGGCGTTGGCGAAACTCGCGGGATCGACTGGATCAAGCTCATCATCCAGG
The Actinomycetes bacterium genome window above contains:
- a CDS encoding GlsB/YeaQ/YmgE family stress response membrane protein, with translation MGEHSRGLTPSEGDNVLGLIISAIVVGLIIGALGRLVLPGRQDIPIWLTIAIGIVAALIGSLIASALGVGETRGIDWIKLIIQVALAAAGVALVAGRYAPGRRRL